One region of Deltaproteobacteria bacterium genomic DNA includes:
- a CDS encoding peptide ABC transporter substrate-binding protein, with translation IPVPDPNVKKERIILKGDVPSPINPPTGCVFHTRCPIAVDRCRVEIPKLRPIGPHQEAACHLV, from the coding sequence CATTCCCGTTCCCGATCCGAACGTAAAGAAGGAACGGATCATCTTAAAGGGGGACGTCCCCTCGCCGATCAATCCGCCGACCGGATGCGTCTTTCACACCCGGTGTCCGATTGCCGTCGACCGGTGCCGCGTGGAAATTCCCAAACTCCGCCCGATCGGCCCTCATCAAGAAGCCGCTTGTCATTTGGTTTAA